A single region of the Mechercharimyces sp. CAU 1602 genome encodes:
- a CDS encoding DUF4350 domain-containing protein, with product MKQRRIWFSLALMAAITLLFFIVFLFTPNQVPPYSVHSADGEGTKALYRLLDERESNVEVWGKSFGELPRAHKGNILFLLSPVEFDLTDTTKAQLEEWVKEGNVVVLWSEPEHLLSEQLGFVGISGEEESEVVKVDSGDSPWLSSIQQLQWERNYDVVQTSESVTPVLKMENGKALVGKREMGEGSFYFVPNPDWVTNASIGKKDHLYLPLYFASLVGEKGTLLLDETGHEKGSWGPVKEKPSSTLELITRDGWFVLAAMAVLFLLWLYRQGKRFASPRWEGSKQERLADEYLHALAGLYEKNHLRRDTLEILYQRLLQEVKNGLFIREQVESREMMAIVRTQIGSEMAERLEAIQLELQQEQRLKRKDMLSLQKEMEQLREEIQQWRNKQWMHKESLNKAKSS from the coding sequence ATGAAACAACGTAGGATTTGGTTTTCGCTCGCACTGATGGCGGCCATTACTCTGCTGTTCTTCATCGTGTTTTTGTTTACTCCTAACCAAGTACCTCCTTATTCTGTACATAGTGCTGATGGAGAGGGAACAAAAGCATTGTATCGCTTATTGGACGAGCGAGAGAGTAACGTAGAGGTTTGGGGAAAATCGTTTGGCGAGCTACCGCGAGCTCACAAAGGGAATATATTGTTTCTCTTATCCCCTGTGGAATTTGACTTAACAGATACGACTAAGGCTCAGTTAGAAGAGTGGGTCAAAGAGGGAAACGTTGTCGTCCTCTGGTCGGAACCAGAACATTTGCTCAGTGAACAGTTGGGCTTTGTGGGCATCAGTGGTGAAGAGGAATCAGAAGTAGTAAAGGTAGATTCAGGAGACTCACCGTGGCTATCTTCTATTCAGCAACTTCAATGGGAGAGGAATTATGATGTCGTACAAACTTCGGAAAGTGTGACGCCTGTCCTGAAGATGGAGAATGGAAAAGCGTTAGTAGGAAAGCGAGAGATGGGGGAGGGTAGCTTCTACTTTGTACCTAATCCTGATTGGGTGACGAATGCTTCGATTGGAAAAAAAGACCACCTGTATCTCCCGCTTTACTTTGCTTCTCTAGTAGGGGAGAAAGGAACTCTTTTGTTGGATGAAACAGGTCATGAAAAAGGGAGTTGGGGACCTGTAAAAGAGAAGCCTTCATCTACATTAGAGCTAATCACACGTGATGGGTGGTTTGTGCTGGCAGCAATGGCTGTACTCTTCTTGTTGTGGTTATATCGCCAAGGTAAACGGTTTGCCTCTCCCCGCTGGGAAGGGAGTAAGCAAGAGCGTTTGGCTGATGAGTATCTGCATGCGCTAGCAGGTTTATATGAAAAAAATCATTTGCGCCGCGATACACTTGAAATCCTGTATCAGCGATTACTACAAGAGGTTAAGAATGGTCTGTTTATACGAGAGCAAGTAGAATCACGTGAGATGATGGCCATCGTGAGGACGCAAATCGGGAGCGAGATGGCAGAAAGATTGGAAGCGATCCAGTTGGAATTGCAGCAGGAGCAGAGATTGAAACGGAAGGACATGCTCTCTCTTCAAAAAGAGATGGAGCAATTACGAGAGGAGATACAGCAATGGAGAAACAAGCAGTGGATGCACAAGGAATCGCTCAACAAAGCGAAGTCGTCTTGA
- a CDS encoding DUF896 domain-containing protein, with protein sequence MITKEMIERINTLAHKQKSEGLTSNEKEEQAHLRAQYLKTIRGRVKEQLSQVRKVDKQ encoded by the coding sequence ATGATTACCAAAGAGATGATCGAGCGAATTAACACTTTAGCCCACAAACAAAAAAGCGAGGGACTCACCTCTAACGAAAAAGAAGAACAAGCGCACCTGCGTGCACAATACCTTAAAACCATTCGTGGTCGCGTTAAAGAGCAGTTGTCTCAAGTGCGAAAAGTGGATAAACAGTAA
- a CDS encoding transcriptional regulator, with protein MMPFKEITRLDKLVHEPARLAILSALAACKIAEFLFLQELTGMTKGNLSSHLAKLEKGELVKIEKQFIRNKIPHTTIQITPRGQRAIQKHWEQLAAIQDKIEPWKD; from the coding sequence ATGATGCCATTTAAGGAAATTACTCGACTGGATAAGCTTGTACATGAACCGGCAAGATTAGCTATTTTATCCGCATTAGCCGCTTGTAAAATAGCTGAATTTTTGTTTCTGCAAGAATTGACAGGAATGACAAAAGGAAATTTATCTTCTCACTTAGCAAAGCTAGAAAAAGGAGAACTAGTGAAAATAGAGAAACAATTTATCCGCAACAAAATCCCTCATACTACTATTCAGATCACCCCCCGCGGGCAACGAGCGATTCAAAAACATTGGGAACAACTTGCTGCGATACAAGATAAGATCGAGCCATGGAAAGATTAG
- a CDS encoding M42 family metallopeptidase has translation MDWKRFEKLTQLPGAPGVEGAVRSFMKKEMIKNSITMKQDGLGGLFGTVPGKEESPRVMVAGHMDEVAFMVTRISKEGFLHFTPLGGWWSQVLLAQRVDVYTATGESVPGVIGSIPPHLLPANKRKDPFPLEEMFIDIGARNEEDVHAFGIRPGDSIIPRGSFEWMEGGHRLMSKACDNRFGCAMSLEVLDEVQNAKYENTVIAGATVQEEVGLRGARTATTMMRPDVFFAVDVGPAGDTPGVTDGYGEIGKGVVIRLMDSGLIMSPGMRQFLIDTAEAEGIPYQFFVSKGRTDAAAAHLQGKGVPSAALGICGRYIHSHTCVYDKGDVEAARAFLMAIIKRLDTDRLKAILGR, from the coding sequence ATGGATTGGAAGCGATTTGAAAAGTTGACGCAGTTACCGGGAGCCCCCGGTGTTGAGGGAGCAGTTCGTTCCTTTATGAAGAAAGAAATGATCAAAAACAGCATTACGATGAAACAGGATGGATTGGGAGGCTTGTTTGGAACTGTACCCGGAAAAGAAGAGTCCCCACGCGTGATGGTGGCCGGTCATATGGATGAAGTGGCTTTTATGGTGACCCGTATCTCAAAAGAAGGGTTTCTCCACTTTACTCCACTTGGTGGATGGTGGTCACAAGTATTGCTAGCGCAACGTGTTGATGTATATACAGCAACAGGAGAGAGCGTACCAGGTGTGATCGGGTCGATTCCTCCCCATCTCTTGCCAGCAAATAAACGGAAGGATCCTTTTCCATTAGAGGAGATGTTTATCGACATTGGCGCGCGCAATGAAGAAGATGTGCATGCGTTTGGGATTCGACCAGGCGACTCTATTATTCCTCGCGGTTCGTTTGAGTGGATGGAAGGCGGACATCGTCTTATGAGTAAAGCATGTGATAATCGCTTCGGATGTGCCATGAGCTTAGAAGTATTGGATGAGGTGCAAAACGCTAAATATGAGAATACGGTGATTGCAGGGGCAACTGTGCAGGAAGAGGTGGGATTGCGTGGGGCAAGGACAGCAACGACCATGATGCGTCCCGATGTTTTCTTCGCAGTTGATGTTGGACCAGCAGGAGATACGCCTGGGGTTACAGACGGATACGGTGAGATCGGCAAAGGGGTCGTCATTCGCCTGATGGATAGTGGGTTAATCATGTCGCCCGGGATGCGCCAATTTTTGATTGACACAGCAGAAGCAGAGGGAATTCCGTATCAGTTTTTTGTTTCTAAGGGAAGAACAGATGCCGCTGCTGCTCATTTACAAGGAAAAGGTGTTCCTTCCGCGGCGCTTGGCATATGTGGTAGGTACATACATTCTCATACGTGCGTTTACGATAAAGGCGACGTAGAAGCAGCACGTGCATTTTTGATGGCGATCATTAAGCGGCTCGATACAGATCGTCTTAAAGCGATCCTGGGAAGGTAG
- a CDS encoding DUF421 domain-containing protein, translating to MIHLIWLLKGVLIILAGTLLLRVAGRKSISQMTLAQTIIMISLGTLLIQPVSNKDMGTTFAIAASLILTLLAMELGQLLFHPLELWITGKAVVVIENGTLHIKNMRKLRLTTAQLETRLRQEGIAFISDVKWATLEPSGQIGYELMDHKKPLTRADFASLQDDAPTPTLPSPPGNLFEKVASPKKQ from the coding sequence ATGATCCATTTGATTTGGCTTCTAAAAGGCGTTCTAATTATATTAGCCGGCACGCTACTCTTACGAGTTGCAGGTCGCAAATCGATATCTCAGATGACCCTTGCCCAAACCATCATCATGATCTCACTGGGCACCCTCTTAATCCAACCGGTTAGTAACAAAGATATGGGAACCACTTTTGCTATTGCCGCCTCCCTCATCCTCACCCTTTTAGCAATGGAACTGGGGCAACTCCTCTTTCACCCATTGGAGCTCTGGATTACAGGAAAAGCGGTAGTCGTCATCGAAAACGGAACCCTCCACATAAAAAATATGCGTAAATTACGCCTTACCACCGCTCAATTAGAAACACGTTTACGTCAAGAGGGCATCGCATTTATTTCCGATGTGAAATGGGCAACACTTGAACCGAGCGGTCAAATTGGATATGAGTTAATGGATCACAAAAAACCGCTCACCCGAGCTGACTTTGCGTCTCTCCAAGATGACGCACCAACCCCCACTCTTCCATCACCGCCAGGTAATCTATTCGAAAAAGTAGCCTCTCCAAAAAAACAATGA
- a CDS encoding DUF58 domain-containing protein, producing the protein MTSSKKLSMRSRFRDNAYIPTTRLLYLLTGAIVLTLFVAMLWQKGWIVFIFLYSLLLVLVLLDRRSLVKMTEVKARRESRSHFELGLDNPISVYIYNPLDFPVRVQVRDDYPEGFSVDGRNFTLAIPSGEERKITYSARPHRRGEHLFGSIHVRMSGSFGLLERQRAVATEEKKKTYPNLTEVRRVRGGAYQRLLMRSGAHRFRGMGRGMEFSHIREYVPDDEPRSINWSATARTGHLVTNVYQLEQGQHITIVLDCGRMMGVSDAYGTRLDRSLEAALVFAAIALEQGDHVSLLAVSNKEKAWVPMGKGTSHFKRLLEATYSLQPDMVETDYRTALETVARKHQRRMLVAVFTDATQLTFVDELAQAIHMLNRRHLVLTASMEDPLIMQEVTQKAVDEKGVYRQAVALQFLEERMQKLRQLKRRGIITVDVPPTQLSGAVMHQYIAIKNRGML; encoded by the coding sequence ATGACATCATCCAAGAAATTATCCATGCGCTCCCGGTTCCGAGATAATGCTTACATACCAACGACAAGACTTCTCTATCTGCTAACTGGGGCGATCGTGTTAACCCTGTTTGTTGCGATGTTGTGGCAAAAAGGGTGGATCGTGTTTATCTTTTTGTATTCGCTTCTTCTTGTGCTTGTCTTGCTCGATCGTCGTTCACTCGTGAAGATGACGGAGGTGAAGGCAAGACGTGAAAGTCGCTCCCATTTTGAGTTGGGTCTAGATAATCCTATCTCTGTCTATATCTATAATCCACTTGATTTCCCTGTGCGAGTACAGGTGCGTGATGATTATCCAGAGGGTTTCTCGGTGGATGGACGCAATTTTACGCTGGCGATTCCTAGTGGGGAAGAACGGAAGATTACCTATTCTGCGCGTCCTCATCGCCGCGGGGAACACTTATTTGGTTCGATTCATGTGCGTATGAGTGGCAGTTTTGGTTTGCTTGAGCGGCAGCGTGCTGTTGCTACTGAAGAGAAGAAAAAAACGTACCCCAACTTAACGGAAGTCCGTCGGGTTCGTGGGGGGGCATATCAACGGCTGTTAATGCGATCAGGTGCTCATCGCTTCCGTGGAATGGGTCGTGGGATGGAGTTTTCTCATATTCGAGAATATGTACCCGACGATGAGCCGCGCAGTATTAACTGGAGTGCGACAGCACGCACAGGACATCTCGTAACGAATGTATATCAACTTGAACAGGGTCAACATATTACGATTGTACTTGATTGTGGTCGGATGATGGGGGTGAGCGATGCGTATGGCACTCGCTTAGATCGTTCATTGGAAGCGGCATTAGTGTTTGCAGCCATTGCGCTGGAACAAGGGGATCACGTCAGTTTGCTGGCGGTATCTAACAAGGAGAAGGCATGGGTTCCGATGGGAAAGGGAACGTCTCATTTTAAGCGCCTGCTTGAGGCCACTTACTCTTTGCAACCCGATATGGTAGAAACAGATTATCGTACTGCTTTGGAAACAGTTGCGCGTAAACATCAGCGCCGGATGTTGGTTGCTGTATTTACAGATGCAACGCAACTTACTTTTGTGGATGAATTGGCGCAGGCGATTCATATGCTAAATCGTCGTCATCTCGTTTTGACGGCATCGATGGAGGATCCTCTTATTATGCAAGAGGTTACGCAAAAAGCGGTGGATGAAAAGGGTGTTTATCGTCAAGCGGTTGCTCTTCAATTTCTAGAGGAGCGCATGCAAAAATTGCGCCAGCTAAAGCGCCGCGGCATCATTACAGTTGATGTGCCGCCGACGCAGTTGTCTGGCGCAGTCATGCATCAGTATATAGCAATTAAGAATCGAGGGATGCTTTAA
- a CDS encoding MoxR family ATPase, with protein MEKQAVDAQGIAQQSEVVLRELAKAVHGQEKQLEFLWAGFLTGGHVLLEGVPGLGKTMMVRALSKVIKGSYGRIQFTPDMMPADVTGTKVFDLQSGQFSFKKGPIFAQIVLADELNRTPAKTQAALLEAMEEKQVTVDGVAMPLPSPFFVVATQNPIEYEGTYPLPEAQLDRFSLQLSVDYPTEEQEEAILSGYRLTSRAEEALTAVIESEEIIEMRRVIDQVTVESSVLQYLLHIVRRTREHPQLALGGSPRAGISLLAISRALAALAGRSFVIPDDVKRAAQPVLRHRLILSPDVELEGYRADDIIQEIIHALPVPR; from the coding sequence ATGGAGAAACAAGCAGTGGATGCACAAGGAATCGCTCAACAAAGCGAAGTCGTCTTGAGGGAACTAGCAAAAGCGGTACATGGTCAAGAAAAACAACTGGAGTTTCTGTGGGCAGGTTTTTTAACAGGCGGACATGTTCTCTTGGAAGGTGTTCCTGGTTTGGGGAAAACGATGATGGTACGAGCCTTGTCTAAGGTGATTAAGGGCTCTTATGGTCGTATTCAATTTACTCCAGATATGATGCCTGCTGATGTGACGGGGACAAAGGTGTTCGATCTCCAATCGGGACAGTTCTCTTTTAAAAAGGGGCCGATTTTTGCTCAAATTGTGTTGGCAGATGAGTTAAATCGTACTCCTGCAAAAACACAGGCGGCTTTGTTGGAAGCGATGGAAGAAAAGCAGGTGACAGTAGATGGCGTTGCTATGCCGCTACCTTCTCCCTTCTTCGTGGTGGCGACGCAAAACCCGATAGAGTATGAAGGAACTTATCCATTGCCAGAGGCCCAATTAGATCGGTTTTCGTTACAGTTATCGGTCGATTATCCCACAGAGGAACAAGAAGAAGCGATTTTGAGTGGGTATCGACTCACTTCTCGTGCGGAGGAAGCACTGACGGCAGTGATTGAAAGTGAAGAGATCATTGAGATGCGGAGGGTTATTGACCAGGTGACGGTGGAGTCGTCAGTATTACAATACCTCTTACACATCGTGCGCAGAACGAGGGAACATCCCCAACTGGCACTCGGGGGAAGCCCGCGGGCGGGGATCAGCCTGCTAGCTATCAGCCGCGCGTTGGCTGCGCTTGCTGGGCGAAGTTTTGTCATTCCTGATGATGTGAAGCGTGCGGCGCAACCTGTTTTACGACATCGCTTAATATTGAGTCCGGATGTGGAACTGGAGGGATACAGGGCAGATGACATCATCCAAGAAATTATCCATGCGCTCCCGGTTCCGAGATAA
- a CDS encoding DUF4129 domain-containing protein, whose amino-acid sequence MNEQERARVQLEEILRADEFTDESRLGRIVDSVRNWIDTYIYSWIEKWWIQMFGEETSSSLQWLLPLLAGIFVACLIWWMRGRIEWGMRRGSDSVRREEEKDPFMSTRDWWHEGEVLAEERAYREAMRFLFLAVLQALEERGALLRMVEKTNLDYIEEVRRNSPELREVFGQLTAQFDSAWYGMVHTSAADYRSFYQLARTMVKGGEENETT is encoded by the coding sequence GTGAATGAACAAGAGCGAGCACGCGTACAACTGGAAGAAATATTACGAGCGGATGAATTTACAGATGAGAGTAGATTGGGTCGCATCGTGGATAGCGTCCGTAACTGGATTGATACCTATATTTACTCGTGGATTGAGAAATGGTGGATTCAGATGTTTGGAGAGGAGACCTCTTCATCATTACAGTGGCTCTTACCGCTTCTGGCAGGTATATTTGTTGCTTGTCTTATATGGTGGATGCGTGGGCGCATAGAGTGGGGGATGAGAAGAGGTTCTGATTCTGTAAGGAGGGAAGAAGAAAAAGATCCCTTTATGAGTACACGTGACTGGTGGCATGAGGGGGAGGTATTGGCAGAAGAGCGTGCCTATCGGGAGGCAATGCGCTTTTTGTTCCTAGCGGTGTTACAAGCACTGGAGGAACGGGGGGCATTATTACGCATGGTGGAGAAGACCAACCTAGATTATATAGAAGAGGTACGAAGAAACTCTCCGGAATTACGTGAGGTTTTTGGGCAGTTAACAGCTCAATTCGATTCGGCATGGTATGGGATGGTCCATACGAGTGCAGCAGATTATCGTTCTTTTTACCAGCTGGCCCGTACGATGGTGAAAGGGGGCGAGGAAAATGAAACAACGTAG